In Papaver somniferum cultivar HN1 chromosome 1, ASM357369v1, whole genome shotgun sequence, a genomic segment contains:
- the LOC113292002 gene encoding uncharacterized protein LOC113292002, with translation MWEPKTSRTMHVKSDSEGTSIDASTPPRSPRRPLYYVQSPSQHDVEKMSYGSSPMGSPTNHHYHCSPIHHSRESSTTRFSASLNKNLRNPPSWKKINTIHDGDEDEDDDDFDGGYKDSGDVKRFYIVCFIFSFTVLFTVFSLILWGASRAYPPEITITEIVFDSYGVQAGIDASNVPTEMLSLKSRVKFLYRNKATFFGVHVSATPLAFYQNQLKVASGNMKEFYQSRKSKRKIVTSVFANHLPTYGGLSKLTENGVQGVSVPLNLTFVVRSRAYVLGRLVKPKFYRKVLCSVTLKPKELGKPVRNIKAACEYH, from the exons ATGTGGGAACCCAAAACGTCAAGAACAATGCATGTAAAATCAGATTCAGAGGGAACAAGTATAGATGCATCGACACCACCAAGATCACCAAGAAGACCATTATACTATGTACAGAGCCCATCACAACATGATGTTGAAAAGATGTCATATGGTTCTAGTCCTATGGGATCACCTACAAATCATCATTATCATTGTTCGCCGATTCATCATTCACGCGAATCGTCCACGACTCGTTTCTCTGCTTCACTTAATAAAAATCTTAGAAATCCACCTTCTTGGAAAAAAATTAATACCATTCATGATGgtgacgaagatgaagatgacgatgaTTTTGATGGAGGTTATAAAGATTCTGGAGATGTGAAGAGATTTTATATCGTTTGTTTCATATTCTCTTTTACTGTTCTGTTTACGGTCTTCTCTCTTATCTTATGGGGTGCTAGCAGAGCTTACCCACCTGAAATCACCATCACG GAAATTGTATTTGATAGCTATGGAGTACAGGCTGGGATTGATGCTTCTAATGTTCCAACAGAGATGCTTTCATTGAAATCAAGAGTCAAATTTCTGTATCGAAATAAAGCTACTTTTTTTGGGGTTCATGTTTCTGCAACACCACTTGCTTTCTACCAGAACCAGCTTAAGGTTGCTTCTGGGAAT ATGAAAGAGTTTTATCAGTCAAGGAAGAGCAAGCGTAAGATAGTGACAAGTGTGTTCGCCAATCACCTGCCAACGTATGGAGGACTGTCAAAGTTGACTGAGAATGGAGTACAGGGTGTGAGCGTGCCACTAAACCTAACATTTGTGGTGAGATCCAGGGCTTATGTATTGGGAAGGCTGGTAAAACCCAAGTTCTATAGAAAAGTCCTATGTTCCGTAACACTGAAACCGAAAGAACTTGGCAAACCTGTCCGTAATATCAAGGCTGCATGTGAGTATCACTGA
- the LOC113292018 gene encoding dehydrin ERD10-like, translated as MADEYQKPTHGYNSNVNEGECEPEIKDRGMFDFLSKKKEEPSVEECKPVEEHHHHEFKLPEHHHTKVDDECEELKPEPYYPKVDDYEEKKPEHHHKLFGHHDDERKPEVEELTTEVEHVYISEPPCEEEEEKKPSLLEKIHRSHSHGSSSSSSSDEEEEVDGVMIKKKKKSLKEKIQEKLHKDDEEDTSIPIEKCDEPVVHPVVHHHDTVHSVHEGEKKGLLEKLKEKLPGKKCEEEEEKKKVDCAPIEPVHVSTYDHEVVHSVHEGEEKKGFMEKLKEKLPGKHHEEKEKCEEKPVEYAPVEPVHVSTYESHPEPHHEVKEEKKGFLEKIKEKFSKNDDECKDKEEKKETPAASHY; from the exons atggctgATGAATACCAGAAACCAACCCATGGTTACAACTCCAATGTTAACGAAGGAGAGTGCGAACCTGAGATCAAAGATCGTGGTATGTTTGATTTCTTGagcaaaaagaaagaagaaccaAGTGTGGAAGAGTGTAAACCAGTAGAAGAACATCACCACCACGAGTTCAAATTACCTGAACATCACCACACTAAGGTTGATGATGAATGTGAGGAACTGAAACCTGAGCCTTATTACCCCAAGGTTGATGATTATGAGGAAAAGAAACCTGAACATCACCATAAGTTGTTTGGTCATCATGATGATGAACGCAAACCTGAAGTTGAAGAATTAACCACTGAGGTTGAACATGTTTACATCTCTGAACCaccatgtgaagaagaagaagagaagaagcctTCTCTACTTGAGAAGATTCACAGATCTCACAGCCACGGCAGCAGCTCTAGCTCT tcaagtgatgaggaggaagaagtaGATGGAGTGatgatcaagaagaagaagaagtcttTGAAGGAAAAGATCCAGGAGAAATTACATAAAGATGATGAGGAGGACACCTCAATCCCAATTGAGAAGTGTGATGAACCAGTTGTTCATCCAGTGGTTCATCATCATGACACTGTACACAGTGTCCATGAAGGAGAGAAGAAGGGACTTTTGGAAAAGCTTAAAGAGAAGTTACCAGGTaagaaatgtgaagaagaagaggaaaagaagaaagtTGACTGTGCTCCAATTGAACCCGTTCATGTCTCTACTTATGACCATGAAGTAGTACACAGTGTACATGAAGGTGAAGAGAAGAAAGGATTCATGGAGAAGCTTAAAGAAAAGTTACCAGGCAAGCAtcatgaagagaaagagaaatgtgAAGAGAAGCCAGTTGAGTATGCTCCAGTTGAACCTGTTCATGTCAGTACTTATGAATCTCATCCAGAGCCCCATCATGAAGTgaaggaagagaagaaaggaTTTCTTGAAAAGATTAAGGAGAAGTTTAGCAAAAATGATGATGAATGCAAGGATAaggaggagaagaaggaaacccctGCTGCATCTCACTACTAA